The Rhopalosiphum maidis isolate BTI-1 chromosome 2, ASM367621v3, whole genome shotgun sequence genome segment attaaggaAATActatcatttttcaaataaataataattagaattgaAAGTTTccgtttaatatgttttaatttttgatcgtAACTaaagtacttaaataaatatattttactgacaactattaatttcctcctaattttattttcatataaattatacatgcatgcaatttaactatttaaattgaatacctaTCGTGTAATGTTTAatcaaattacttaattaaatacatctttaataatttaacatttgaaatatatttatctaaggTGATGTAAGAGTAAACCAACATCCCAATATAGCAGTTCAGACAATATCACTATTGAGACTTCATAACATGTTGTGCGATGATCTCAAAAAGATAAATCCCTCGTGGGACGACGAGCGGTTATATCAAGAAGCTAGGAAATTACTCATAGGAATGTATCAGCACGTGGTGTATAATGAATTCGTTCCTGGACTTctaggtatatcataataattaatattataatacctacctaactaATACAAAAcagcaattaaaaatgtattttatatattattgcttgTTACCTACTCAttagataggtatatttataatatattattataaagtatgttcaaataaactaatatacatttaactatttttatacataataaaatatatacaatagaaCATTGAGTATTGGGTAATATCCGGTATATATTGCCGGACATCGCATCTCATCGAAACATTACtcgtaacataataatatatacttacatataaatagtattcaaaaatgtaaaaattgaatatttaaaaaaaaatctatttatattttaagataagttattgtttatttaaaacattttaatttcctaaatgctgtataataggtacttggTACtatctaatacaatattataatatacaaattaattttaaatattacgtaatatatttaaaaatatcataggaAAAGATTATGCCAAagcaaacaaattattaccaTTAGAGAAAGGTTTTAATATGGATTACGATGAGTTTTTAAATCCAACTACTATAACCAGTTTTACCAGTGCTGCATACAGATCACTTCATAGCGAAATACAGGGATATATGgagtaatgataatattaaaactattttttgtactaatttaaatttacagtacatattatatgattaattgttttatagtttgGTCAATGAAGCTAGAAAGGTTACTTCAAAAATTCGTTTGAGTGATTTTTTCTTAAGAACTGACATAGTGCAAAGAGGAGACAATTATGATAGTTTTAATAGAGGTTTACTTAGTCAGATTTCACAAGACCAAGATCAATATTTCACAGCTGaggtatgataattatttattggttatattattttgtgttctcaaagaaattaaatttacgttACCTATttcatttatgaataataagtaTGGCActggttattataattttttgatttaggtTAGCGAATACCTATTTAGAGATCCGAATAAAACAGAAGGCTTCGATTTAGTCAGCTTTGACTTGGAACGTGGTAGAGATTTTGGAGAAccgtcatataataaatttaggcAATTGTGTGGATTGAGCGAAGCTAAAACTTTTGACGATTTTACTGATCAAATAaccaaaaaagtaaatacctaCGTTAAAGAATTGTACATAACATAACACATCAACTATTACACTCGGAATTCATCgaataactattaaactaatcattaataaaaacatattatttttgaagaatGTTGATATCTTAGCTAAGTTGTACGAGAATGTAGACGATGTAGACTTTTACGCCGCCGGTCTGTTAGAAGAACTGAAACCGGGATCTTCGTTAGGTCACACGTTTCAGTGTATTTCTGGAGAAATGTTTTTCAGATGGAAATTTGGCGATCGATTCTATTACGAATTTGGAAACCAAACAGGATCTTTTCGCTCGGGTAATGATTGACACTTTTGTTAGAtatctacttattatatttaaagcttaataacattatttttactctccgtaatattattaaattgtttaaaaagatCAACTTGATGAAATACGAAAAACATCATTATCACTAATCATATGTATGACATCAGACATCCAATCTATACAACGCAATGCATTTGATGTAATCAGTAATCAgtgagtatttaattttatatattacttctagataatttaaatttgggtaaaacataaataaaaaatatttttaaatcagaaatttatcgtttttatagAGTATGTTTTTTCTTGCTAGAGAtgtaaaatgtcaaatttagagattttaagattaaaatatactatagaaaaatatataaacaataaatatcttacaagcgcttaaatataattttctctaTACTtaattactgttttatatttataattttttacttagtaatttagtttaaaaaaggaAGTAAATACTGAGCTAAATGAATTACTAATAtcctatctaatattataatatacaaataaacgaaatgtcttaataaaaaatgaaacaaatgaAAAGTTTATGTAACAAAGGAAACCTGATATAGCAGTGGTTTTCAACCTATGCGTCGCGGCTCCCAGAGGCGTCGCCGGTTATTATCAAAGGAGCCACGTTCGCaatagaaactaaaaataaaatttccgcGCATCaatacatattgcatattgCGTGTGTGCGACAGATCGGCCGTCGATAACCGTGTTTGCGATATCGAGTAATAGCATATTTCGATTACTATTTacaattaggtaggtacttaatgATTTGTCTCTAATCTAATCTATCAGTTGTACAATTTTCCCGAGGACGAtcaacaacaaaattatattaaagatcTTTTTACTACTGATCTACCGTCAGAATTAACAATTACTGAACAAGAACAACTGATAGACTTGTATTCAGATTCAGTatcaaaatccaaatttgtATCATTATCTTTACCAGAATTTTGGATAGCTATGAAGAAGCAATACCCGATCGTAGCCAATAAAGCTATCAGGACTTTGATTCCATTTACTTCTTCATACTTATGTGAAACGGGTTTTTCGGCCTTAGTAGTTATCAAAAGTAAATACAGAGCAAAACTAAATACCGAAAAGGAAATGAGAATCGCACTATCAAAATTTACCCCACGATTTGATGatataatgtaacaaaaaCAAGAACAGCCGtcccattaaaaataaagttggattaaaattattataaataatgtaaatttgtttattttaaatgttcgtATGGGAgcagtgtattttatttcaaattcaaaaggAGCCGTGGACCCAAAAAGGTTGATAACCACTGTGATATAGTGATatgttatattcaattatatatataaaaaaaaaacaaaaattccgATAATGTTGCATGTAATAGCTACGAAAGCTAAGTacctatcatttaaataataacgtacTTATTGTCGTCAAACAAAGAGGTtaaaaaatagtcaaatattttgactatcaAAAATACAGTGTCTATATAAtctaggtaatattaatattaagaaacaTAGGTAGGTTAGGTACCTGGTAGCTAATACTTACCTATGtagagttatttaaattaaatatatctgaCAGATATTATCtgtagttaatattatcataatattacaaaatatatacaatacagtataaaataagaaaaatatgaaattatagatctttaatcatttttatcgacttattttttttttttttcagaaataaaTTGGTACCTTGCAGTTCCCTACCAAAACTCAATTTGAATCCTTGGAAAGAATCTTAATATATGCCTAATATTGTAGTGTTTATATACTGGCTgtcttttgtaataaattaataattgtgtacaaagtattaatattgttggaATTCAATACCTAATTGTAGCAGtcagtaaaacaaaataattctaacctaaccttactatactgtttttattttaatacctttatgttttcatattcttggatataattttatattcctattgtaatttaaaatttaactaacaCTCAGAATATGGGTCAAGAACATGTtaaccatttatttatatatatatatatatatgacagcAGTGACACCGAACTCCTGTGTCCAGTGACACCTGTATCCTGTTACAGGTCGGGCGGCCGCTCGACCAATTTTATTGGGTGGTAGGTGATGCCcacattgttttataatttcaggGAATTAAAATGGGTTAAAACTCTATTTAGATACCTAATTGTTgggttttgtattaaaatccggataaaaatattatgcagtgcttgatttggaaaaaaactagaagGGGGATTCACTGGATGTTGGATGAAAGAGCGTTTCACACAAAATTCAATGTCACATTACTGTGGGGTGCAAAGCCCCCACATCCCCTTCAGCCACCCGTAATCcccaaaaatcattatatttattatataaaaatattttaaaataaagaaacacttatttatttgttacacaTCATCCaatgacattaaaattaaaattacgatttataaagatacataacatgttattaataactcatcaatatacctacaaaaacgaatcatGTATTACTACATATATACACCCATGTACATGAATACAGTATTGTGCGACACAAACGTCGTCGAGAAACACTTTAACGGTATACAGCACAACCCGTGGTTGAAGatatatgacataaaaattaagcCACCgagaacaacaaaaaaaatataaatacgataaaatgcaatttattgaaTCAAAAAAACAGTATTGTACATCGACAAATAGGCTTCGaatcaaatgtatattatatacgtggacatttaatcaataacaatagaataaatatctcGTACGTCGATCGGCGTCCGCGATCCTATGCGCGAAAATAGAAAAGAACGAAGAAAAACGCCCGGGAGACTGTCGTCGGCGGTCGTATTCGTTTCCGCGATCGCGACCGCTACAAACGCAAATGGcaaaaaaatcgtatatacGCACGGCTTTTTAAAAGACGCAAATTAcgcaaatatgaaaataacggGTTGGAAAAAATCCTGGAAAAGTCTTTAAATCCCGTGAAaagtttgtacataataaataattgtttggtattttaacttttaatttgttgtcCAAGAGCGGGAAGTTTCCGGTTCGGTGTGGGTGGAGGTGCATGGATAAGGTTCTAGattcttctttttctttttattattcttatttctaatcgtattattattattattaatattactatttttattattgttataattattttattcttaaaataacttttatttaaattgtgcgTTTATTGGCGATTGCACTATTGGGGTTTCGACGGTTTCTTCTTATCTGTCACAAAACACGAATCGGCCCTGCATATTGTGTAATCGCTAATGGATCAGGTATAAAAGGCCCGGCGAAACGAGCAGCAATGACATTCACCGTCTGTCCTCCGTCGTAGCAAGACCCACCCCGGGCAGACTTGGGCGATTAGAGAAGGCATGAGGTATCTACATTTTTTGTCAaagattttttgatatttaacatattatgttgccTCTTTGCCTGCACATTATATTGCttgtactcgtattattaattagtgattttattaatacttctGCGAATTTCTAACATTTCCTTAACTCAAGCTCTGGTGTGCACAAACAAAATTCGACCTTGGTCTTGTTCCGTGACCTATAATATAAGTCTGACACCGTACGGGCAGTGCGTTAGAGGTTGGTTTGTTGCGTTTGCACACTGTTCAACAcattatatttgcatattttattttttctgttctCGTGTTATGCGATAAACAGTCATTCGTAGGAATACGTTATTCGTAATCGTTCAAGTATGTTTCCCAAACAGAACGTATGTTTGTAAAACCCCGTTTCCCTGTGCGTTATCGCAGAGCTACGGCGGGTTACGTTCCGCAGAAATGGCAAGTCGCGTATACGTCGGATCTAGCGAGCAAATGATACAGTTCCAGTGACTCGTCAGACTTCCGCGTTACGGATGTATCGCTCTCGTTTGAGCTGCCCGTCTCGTGTGCCGCTGTAATGATCTGACAACGCGTGCGATTCGATTCTGATCCGATTATTCGGTGGCTGTGACGTCGTTGTAAGACATACGAATCTGTTCGAAACATTGTACACATTACAAAAacgttgtgtttttttttttttagtgttttacgtaaaataattgtctattataccagttttttttagtaatacataAATCCATGTTCATTTAGttgagtttattatttataagcacctagttatgaatattttttttttttttatagacttcCTACAAAAAAATGAGCAATTCACTGAACTGTGGCCAGTCACTGTTAAAAGTGAATTAGTgtaaaatttgttgaaaaaaacacTTATAGATTCGACAtcttcttatatatatttaataataataaaacgtaaaaaaatagtCACGTTCACAATATCTAGGATGGCAGCGGTCGCATAGAAAAAGGTCTAGGTGTGGTCGCCGCAGCCTAGcgattgattatattaattatccattgttattaaccatttttttttttttttttttagtcgatACAAATACACCAATATTATGGCTatagattataggtatattttgcaTCAGAAAAAACTGATTTACAAATTCACTACAACAAATGTTGGGTTTCCAGCgttttgtttcaaaaaaatagaagcggtatgctaaaaaaaaaaaaaattctacttgAACAAAAAGAAATAAGGAAAGCTAAAAAGTTGCGGAAAACTTTTAGAAATTACAAATAAGAACAGTACTCAAAGAAACatcaataatgtttatgaaaataaaaattgaaaatgtttgaaaaatatttttagaacgaaattaaatttaaaaaataaaaataatattaagaaataaacagtttaatagttatatagtttattagttccttatatttattaaaataaaattatttaacatttagccagtatattattatattaatatataatataaatctatatgctattatataaaattgtagggGTTTTTCTACGACCGCGCTAACCGAGAAAACTACTGAACCGATTTGGCtgaaattttttactgttatacCCGACACTCTGCTGAAGGTTTTAGTACCatttttgtcaataaaaaaaaagtataaagttcataaaaaattgaaaacaattgtacctatatgtgCGGCACGGAAGCCCGCGGCTATGTGCAACCTGACCTTTTTGTTCGTCAAATTGTATTGTGTTTGATATCGGCGTGtatacatgaataatattgttccgAGAAGTTTATCGCACGTACACCGATAACATGTATATCCAATATTCGTATTAATCTatactattaagtatatattgttatattattattatgtacgttgGTGTAAATCTTCGTACAGAGTGCTTTTCACATGGACAATTATACGTGGGATTTTCTCGAACTGGGAACCCGaatcatattatgattttaatttcaacagtagacaaaaaaaaaaaaaaaaaaaaacgtcacATACTCAGGAGTCTTATAAAATTCTTTATCAACCATACATTACTcaacatttcttttttatctgtatttatttttaataaaaatatatttatcattccgCTAGAAAAATTTCAATCCGTTTTCATTAaccgttttttatatttatttgccgatcacattaaacaataatatttgaataaaaaattctacatATCATGGTCCGAAGGCAAAATAAACAACCAATCAGGGGCTAAGTCGTGACCGGGTCggctattataacataaaatatgaataaatagtttgcgttttatattatgtctatagcgaatatacgataatacgaaatattaaataatactaactaCTAAAGTACTACAAGTATTTATTGGGTATAGCCAGTTGCGTAGCAATAAGGGTACGGGTGTATAGCGAAGTGTGCCTGTGAAAgtagtatatttattctatcttCAAAACGActgttttttcattatacatgacacattgtttatttatacatactaataCATTACGTGTAAATTTAACtatgaaattatgaaaatgcCAAATTGTTCCATCAGTGTCATTAATGTTGttccattaattattattattaacgtgtacattacttcaattttttcaattgttttaattgttaaaaatacacttttttccaaaattttctTACTCTCTTAAAAAAgacatacaataattttttttttaacgtcaaCAAGTTGCTAtggttatgaattattaataaaataattgatattgtatagtaactaataatatgtatagctaATAATGCCTgtatttaaagctaaaatgatcaaatataataaataaatttaataataattaacaatacgttatgtttgtattattgtttgtatattactCGGCTTGTCCGGCGCACTGTACAGACAATTTGACTACGTCTATGCGTGgagcaaaacattattaatgatataatattatattattataatgtctagTCGAAGTTTTTTAACACACTATCTGCAGATTTTTTACCTCGACACTCGGTGTAAGTATACCGTTAGCCGCAGCCGCaaggataaaataatatatagctagCTTAATGAATATTTCTAGTTGCAAGTCTTTCGAAAAAGAATGTCTTATgacatatgtaataatatttttgttgtttgaagatttaaatcgtttaaacattttataagttttaaaaaaataactattgtgTCGCGAATATACCATGTTTTAGGGAAATTTCAACTAATTGCAATTTGCATTATGCAGGCAGCAGCCGAGTAGGTTAACAATGTATATAGATAACTGTGTAAAATGTAACAAGTATATGtcgtaattttattgttgtatgtaTGTGTTGCATCCACTTGATGAAATTGTCTATTTCGTGAACTGCATAACTTTTTGTGAAATGGATACTAAAATTTCAtatcgtataattattgttttcatcgTAGATGGTCAttcgatgaaaaaaattacacgacATGAAATTCAACAGCCGAGTaggttaataatatgtatcagtgtaaaatataatatgtatatattgtaattgttgTAATGTTGTAtgcgtataatacaatttacattagCACACGATGTAGATGGTTATAAATCAGACAGTGCGCTGATTGAGTGACGTATTGGTACACTCAAaaccgtaatattatattacatcgtTTTGGTGCGTATAATGTATAGCCGCATCAGTTTCGTTTCGAACATCTATGGTTTAATTCACTATTGCCGGACGACGCATCACACCGAAATCGCCCAATATCATTACGTATAACTAGTCGCCGAACAGGACGACTGCCACACGCGGAGAAAATGCTGCAATAAGTAAACTACTCATGTCGGTATAAGTCAACTACGCGCGTTATTCGGCCACCCGCGAACGTTAACGACACCGCTTCAACTGCACTACCCCAGTGCTGTGTTAAGGTTTAATGCCACCAGAGGCACACATATTTTGCTACCTCATAGCCCCCcccccacacacacacgcacacaaaacaaatcattaaaaaaatggtataatatactgattaAATGAATACAGTAAAGATACTTTGTCGCATCAATGTATCATTACTTTTTGGACAAAATATCTATGTTGAGCACaagtatttatcatttatattacctGTATAATcgattacatacaatataattgaatcaatcatataaaatataatttatattatgtttatttgctATGGAAACTAATAAAAACGACTAAGGCTACAAAAATATGCTGTAAAGGCTATAATGCTGTCAAGATCaacatgtaaattaaattttatgtgtaGACTGTAGAAAACAATTGATCATTTCAAaacatatctaatatattaaatttaaagcattatgataaattaatacaatttaacatacctaacaacaaaaaattattaaattttattctgaaaaataatataaaatataaaccgtagaaataaataacaatgctTATGTATACTGTTGCTAATGACGatcatagataattttttactctCTTCAATACAGAAAagaataatgtaatttgtagTATGACAACGAACGGTCTACTGTCCAGTGTCCACcgactgtaataatataatgacaattCCGTTATTTGtaagtgatttttaaaaataaactaataattcgGCACagttgtaaaaatgaaaacgcGCGCTTGCGTCGTAATTACTATAACTCGTTCTTGTATTTTCACGAATTCACAATAATGTGGGCACGCCGCACGCCAATACTTATCATGAACCATTTAAaggtaatagtataataacataactacAATAACTGTAGAATCTACAGTGTAGATACGTCAATCCACTCAAACCTCGTCCACCGAGTTTCGGCTGCGTACGTGTAGGTATTGAATTCATTtgaatttaacttattatctCTGTGTGAtatgtttcatataatattttgatattcataaaatgtttaatcgcAGATTGagaaatgtacatattacgaaaaaacaaaaaaaatgtatgaaaatccGTACACGAATGCAGcccatgaaatattttaaaatttgcgcCGGGGCAAATGTCCACtttgccccccccccccccgttaAACGCGTCTCTGACAGTACCAAATATTACGACGACAGCGACACGTTACGACGGCGGCGGAGATTTTTCACCGGTCTGCGAGGCGAGTGCCCGATTGATAGGTACGTATACACAGCGTTCCGAGCGCGTGCCGGAGTCTATGCAAATTAAAATGCTCCGTTTAGTCCGTGACACGATGTCAGTGATGTGTCACCACAGTATTtcgatgtataataaataattatattgtcgtCACCACGGCCACAGtcggtataatattgtatggatCTCGTCCCGTGCCACCGCAATTATAGGACGTCGTCGCTGCACTCAACAAACACACGCCGACCATCGTTTGTGTGTTTCCGTATCACtcgatatatgttttttttttttttgctttcacAATGTCTTGTTGAGACGTCTCCGACACCGACATCGTATTTTTGTACGGTCGCAAAACACCATTTGCCATTTGAGTCGGCTGCTTAATCGGTCATTGCCGTATTGCTTGCGACGCGTAAACGTCCGTACACCGGGAAGTTTTTACCTCTACGCGCGTCCGAGTGTGCCACCGCTTCGTGGCGACCTACTCGACGTTAAACGCTTTAGTACGTCAACTCTTCTACCGTTTATCGTTTATACGTGCAATGCAGTACGGTCTCTAACTATACTGTTTTCCACAGTGGCGTAAATTGGGCTAAATTGTTAGGGTTGCAATCAGTTTCTAGGTTAGACAGACTTGTGGGGGGCTTTGCCCCCCACACCcccctaaaatattttattttattctagatttaacattacaagtacataaattcaacaaaactattttaaacttaaacacatattgtatctattggcaattagtattatgaatatacgCTATAAATAGggtatataattacttactgtcaataaaatatttataattttcttaaacaatatatgagtacattaaaaaaaaacaattttttta includes the following:
- the LOC113553843 gene encoding peroxidase-like, giving the protein MKKVPIMLVLIVSITCELQNEENKLFTDSYSNLGIQYEETNDCMSGELIIDQNPSKIPSLTDPSNTIGFFQPQDIDLADQCFPKPVCDSTAKYRTINGSCNNLLFPIWGQSNSANIRIIQADYSDGKNQPRKAKSGKKLPNARKIRTTLFPDVDKPSPKYNLLFMQFGQTVAHDTELILSKALKNGSPLECCNPDGSTPEKLPQDCLQITIPHDDPDGPKRRCLSTPRAADTADLGCHIKPVRQQIGVTSFIDASLLYGSDEITAHSLRTLSHGKLKRQLGPKGKSYLPNVKQATKECNVVNDGTVCYRSGDVRVNQHPNIAVQTISLLRLHNMLCDDLKKINPSWDDERLYQEARKLLIGMYQHVVYNEFVPGLLGKDYAKANKLLPLEKGFNMDYDEFLNPTTITSFTSAAYRSLHSEIQGYMDLVNEARKVTSKIRLSDFFLRTDIVQRGDNYDSFNRGLLSQISQDQDQYFTAEVSEYLFRDPNKTEGFDLVSFDLERGRDFGEPSYNKFRQLCGLSEAKTFDDFTDQITKKNVDILAKLYENVDDVDFYAAGLLEELKPGSSLGHTFQCISGEMFFRWKFGDRFYYEFGNQTGSFRSDQLDEIRKTSLSLIICMTSDIQSIQRNAFDVISNQNKLVPCSSLPKLNLNPWKES